A segment of the Verrucomicrobiota bacterium genome:
ACTCACAGCTTCTCGGAGACCAATCGAGCCGAAGAAATACCACCCGAAGTTTGGTGGAACTTACTCCAATGAAGCGCTGACCACTGGCAGCCCGGCAGGGATTTGAACCCCGACAAACTGAACCAGAATCAGTTGTGCTACCATTACACCACCGGGCTAGAAACCGGGAACAAAGCCAAGACTCTTTCGAAAAGTCAAGGATGCGGGTTTTACGCTGGAGCAAAGAAAACTTCCGATTTCGGGAGGCTCAATCGCGCTCAGACTAAACTGAACACAGCACTCTAGAAAATCCCTTAATTTTCTTGAAAAGCAAAAAATATGCGTATTATTGCTTTTGAAATGATTTTTAACCCCCATGAGTTGGATTTTTCGGTGATCCGTGATCTGCGAAAACGTTCGGGCCTTACTCTCAACGAAGTCTCTGAGAACTCGGGCATTTCGGCTGCAGGTCTCTCCCGCATTGAGAGGAATCAAACCAGTCTCGAGTTGAACACTCTCTATCGCATCGCGCGTGCCCTCGGTCTTTCCGCAACAGATCTTCTAGGCCTTGCAGAGTCGTGCAGCGCTCACGCAAAAAAAGCGACCAGTTACGAATCCGGGCCTTTTCACTTTGAAAAAGTCGGTTACAAGAACGTCGACCTCTTCCATGCTACTGCAAAGAAAGGGGATAGCCTAAAACGCCCTGAGGCACATGGGGATGAGTTTGAAGTGTGTTGGGTTCGCTCAGGCAAGATCACGATCACTCTACCCCGGGAAAGGCACACGCTTGAATCCGGTGAATCCCTGCAATTCGATGCCGCCCTCGAACATGGCTACGAAATCATCGAGGACAGCGAAATCATCATAGTCCACCTAGCCAAAGAGCACCGATTTTAGGGGAAACGATCTTTCTGAGAAAAGAGCAAGCGCCCAAGTTACTACTACTAAAAACCTCCAAACCATGATCGACATCTCCTCTGCACCGGAATTGTCCGCACTAAAACCCTCCCTCGACCGATTTTTTGAACTGGCCGGTAAAAAGGTTGCTTTGATTGATCGTCAATACGACGACTCGAAGGGTTCTCCCGTCTTCACGGTCGATGGTGAATACACGACACGGGGATGGACGGAGTGGACCGAGGGATTTCGCTACGGGATCAGTATTCTCCACTTTGATGCAACAGGTGACCGGTCGAGCCTCGAGTCCGGCAGATCCAAAACCGTTTCCCGGATGGCAACCCACGTAAGCCATATCGGCGTTCACGATCACGGATTCAACAACCTCTCTACCTACGGAAACCTCCGCCGACTTCTCCTCGAAGGGAGAATACAAGGGGATGACTGGCAGAAACACTTTTACGAACTCGCAATCAAGGTCTCCGGGGCAGTTCAAGCGAGCCGTTGGACGGTTCGTCAAGGGGGAGGGTTTATTCACTCATTCAATGGTCCCCACTCCCTTTTTGTGGATACGATCCGCTCTTGTAGGATTCTGATGCTGGGCCATCAACTGGGCCACGTCCTCATGGGTGAGGGTGACAAACCGATCAGTCTTCTGAATCGAGCGCTACAA
Coding sequences within it:
- a CDS encoding XRE family transcriptional regulator, producing the protein MRIIAFEMIFNPHELDFSVIRDLRKRSGLTLNEVSENSGISAAGLSRIERNQTSLELNTLYRIARALGLSATDLLGLAESCSAHAKKATSYESGPFHFEKVGYKNVDLFHATAKKGDSLKRPEAHGDEFEVCWVRSGKITITLPRERHTLESGESLQFDAALEHGYEIIEDSEIIIVHLAKEHRF